The genomic window ATCCTTTTACATTCTCATTTTCGTAAAGAGCTATAGGAACTTGAAATGGAGACCGAGAGTTTAATATTTGAAACCCAGGGATCCAAACCGACCAAATATTTCTCTTCTCAAGCTACTCTAAATTACTGTTTCATCACTTTACAATGGTCATCCATCAAGAGCGGTTTTAAGCAGTATAATATGggttgctttctttctttatataattacataattcaGTAGATTTTTGGTTGtggtgttattaaaaaaaaagaaaaagttccacTTGCCATGGGGTGTACGACATCAAATTCAGGGTacagagatctgaaaaaaaaaagttttttattatactgaaaaaaaattatgatcggAACTGAAAAGCAAAAAACTATCTTACTCGTAAATGAAAATTATGCCAATCGCAGTGTTACCTTAGTCATTAGAATAatacacccaaaaaaaaaaaaaataaaataaaaacaaataaataaacattttcctttaCAAAGCTGTATAATTTTCGCAGAACCGTAAAATGAGATACAAAAGTAAGTGCAAATTTGCAACTCtgcttattttctctttcttttttcttttgaagcGGACAGAAAAGCGAACTGTGTCACATAATAAGACAGGCAATGGATAAGCACATACCGGGAACAGGGAAAAGCTCATTAGGGCAATGCATTCATGGactcatttttcatttgttttgtttctttgtctGATGTGAATGCAAATATTGTCAATAGTAATATTTGCATTACGGTGGTGAACTTTCGTGATGAGgcttttattattaatgaagttGTTCCTTTAAGAGTTGAAAGCGTAGAGATGATGATTATTATAGTACGCTGGAACCCGGGGCTGCCCGTCACGTCTCCCTTACcatcccaatcccctacctactcaGCCCACAACCCGCCCCGGACAAACAGGttagcaggaggagggtggatgtgtcatgtttcccataccttcccgatcccctacctaaccCGCCCACCCAGGGCGGAtagacaggtttgcaggaggagggtggatgtatcatatctcccctacctaccctgcctcCACCTGGGGCGGATAAGCAAGAAGGATCCATTCGGATTTTATTATCACAGATAGATATAAGCTGCAAGTATTTGGATACGTTTTCCACGCTGATCAAATCAGATTAGATTTCGTGATCGACGTCATCCTTGCAAAACCCGGTTTAAATCTGGACTCTAGAAAACAGATTCAATAAAAAACAATTGGATGTTCGTCAtaaatgatatctctctctctctctctctctctctctctctctctcgatcatatcagtagtatttctatataagctgGGTTATATGctcatgctttatatatatatatatatatatatatatatatatatatatatatatatatatatatatatatatatatacacaaagagagagagagagagacaagggcaGAGGGAAAGGCACACGAATAATTAACTGCATTTATAGTGGCCGACGGCACCTTGCAATAATACATTGCATTTTCAAGGATGCAATGACGCAtatgattttgtttaataaaaacaaaaagatcgtcagtacataaaattataaaaacaaaactagatttttaaaaatactttaaaagaaaTCTACCCATTACATGGCTAAAAGTGACTAAGCATGAAAAGGTTAACCTGGCAGGAAGCAAATAGAAgagtagaaaagaaaaatattatcaaataagCAAAGGTGTGGTAGACGTGTGGACATTCAACGAGGGAGCGAATACTTTAATGAAAATTGACTCTAAAGTCGTAAGCTCGTCCTCCTGTTGGGCTGATATGTGACTCATTAAACTTCATTCCCAACAACTTTCTCAAAATTTTGAGAAAGTTGTTGGATATGAAGTTTAATGAgccacatatcatatataatgttcCCAAATTAGACATGTACGCTAAATTTCCCTTCCTTTTCGGGATCTCCGCAAAAAAAGTTATAAAGATCATTAGCGAGGAATTTCCCTTTGTAAGTCTGCAACTTATTCCGAAAAACCCTCTAAAGCCCCGATCTCTTTTCATACCAAAGGACAGATTGTGATCGTCTCAAACTTCtaacgtcatttataaatatacttgtcctaatgtgaactatagtagattcacatcaacagtgcatttgatgtctaggccagtccctttcgacgctcttgattggctgtagattggcttaccaacagccaatcagggactggcctggacatcaaatgcacgcttgatgtgaatctactataggaacctACGCTGGGTGTACGAAACGGCTACTACATGTCTGAATCTGTATAACGGGATGCATGTTGTCTAGGCCTGAATTAtcaaatataaggaatcattctgATCTACAAAACGCGGATTGGTATGAAAAACTTTGAAGTCACAGCCTCAGCCCAACATGAGGACGAGCTTTCGACTTTAAGAGTCAATCTTCATTAAAGCACTCGTTCCCTCGTTTAAGGGTCAATCTTTAAAGCACTCGTTCCCTTGTTATATGCCCAGACTTCTTTCacaactttgtttattttgtaatatttttttatactgttcTGTTTATTTACAGCCAGTTTcacctttttatgtattttcacgTTTCAGCCATGTACTGGGcagttttgttttaaagtattttaagaaatatatttttgtctttataatgTTATGCAGAgacgttcttttttttattaaacaaaatatatgtcattgcagccttgaaaatgcagtTAATTATTCGCGTGCCTTTCCATCCACCCTTTGTCTCCGTATATTGGGCTTCTACCTTcataaatattgtgtgtgtgtgtgtggcgtatgtatatattatttatatatatatttatatgtatatatatatatatagatattataatataatatatatatatatatatatataaattatatatatatctaatatatgatattatatatatatatatatatatataatacacttgcTTAAATACCTAAGGAACTCTACAATGTGGAACGGTGAGAGGAGCATATGAATATTTCATAACACGATTCTGCAGTAGAATGCTATTAATATAACATGATACTTCAACTTGTCAGCTAACCGATTACTATTCCCTTTACCAATATTATATGAGGAGCTGCCCATATATGAGAATAATTTCTTACATTTATAAAAGCTAATATACTGCACGAAGGTAAagtaataaagaatattataatgTAACTTGCTTCACTCATCGTTACTTATATGGGGTTAAATGCCTAGCGTATGGTTTGGGAAAATTACAATCGTACCTGATTCGTGCAATCTGATATTCATACAACTCTGTCATCTTGCCAAAGGTTTATTTGAACAAAGACGAGGGACAGTAAATTCGTGTTATTATCCTGGAATTCTGGTTTGTATTACTGCATCATAATAGAAAAGTTCAACAGAGGTAATtagtgccatctctctctctctctctctctctctctctctctctctctctctctctctctctctccaccattaaTTTTAGTTGACATTTTCCTCCAGATACCTTGCCTTTCACCAATAACTTAATAAGGAGACGTGCCCAGGAAAAAAAGGCAGAAGTCACTGTTACAGAATGTTTTCAATAACACTGGTTTCCAAATTACTGTACCTTAACGAATGAAACATAGAAGCATTCTTGAAACATTCTATTGCTAAGAAAGTCCGATTCTCGTAAATATCAATTTGTGTAGTAAAAACcaacaattatatagtaaaatgtacttttattacACGCTATAATCATATTGAAAAATGCAAGACTGAAAATAGACCTGTTTAATTAACGACTGTCAGAATACGATAAAGGAAAAACGGCCAGAAACCGAAAAagcagagtttttttttcatgaaaatgtcCCAAACTGATGTCACTACCAGCATCGGAGCCTCTAAAAACGGAAAcgctaaaataaatatgaaattatgcATCCAAGCATTTTTGCAGTGGTCCCAAAAGCGAACTGCATCACGTAATCAGACAGGCAATTGATAAATATACGCCGGGACCAATGCAACGTTCATTACGGAAATACGCTTTTGTGTTTTTCGGTTCTGCGTTTATTAATTGTGATtcaagtgatgatgatgatgatgaacgtGGTGTCGCTGATGATGTTATTAATTTACATTATACCAAGGCATTTCTTGCGTATGATGATGCGCTTGGGGAGTTTGGGTTATTATCTTATAATGTAATTCGCGATAGCTTGATATTCCTACAAATGATTTTTTCACTGCAAGGTAACTAACTATTCACGAATTTCCATGGATTCGAGATATTGGAACCAAAGCAAAacctgattttttatatatataaatcctaggGAGGCCTTGTATCAGAGAAGAGCTTCTTTCAATTTCTTGATTTCGGGATTAGGAAAGCATCTCACCCACGTCTAAatgttttttactttactttgtaCTTTACGAGGTGTAAAGTACAGCAACACCATCAGTTTCTTGGGGCTTAGTATTTAATTAGAGGCCAGcgagaaatatttgttctgttgtggaaaattttacattttgaaaGTAACCCTGACATCTTATATGTTTGCCTTTACTGCTGCTATTCGGTATAGAAAAAAATTGCCTTAAAATCTATCCATTTCGAGTGTGTGAGTTTATACAACACGtctggcacaaacacacacacatgtacgcacaacacatgcatacacacacccatatatatataagtatatatatatatatatacatatatatatatatatatataatatatatatacatacatatagatatatatatatttttttttattttttttttttttttttttttaatgcgtgtATAAAATTTAGTATAATATTTGGAACAACGATAAACGTAACATTTCCTACAGTAACTGCATCTTTCAATCAAAATAAAGTGTCATTAATATCCATCACATACGACAATGAAGGCGATAATCCTATTGAATGAAAGCAAACCACCCAAGAGTCGttgaaattttgcagatattgtgAAGCTAATGACACTTAAATGTTCGTCCCTCGAATAAAACggacataaaaatgataaagggAACAGTGGGACATTTTATTTTCCACgatgatttttattgttttcccccGATGGAAATGGACTTGGCATTTGGTgttttattgtgtgtttttttttttttttttttttttttgtcagaagcAGTTAAGGATAACTGCCAAAAATCGTGAGTAAACTGGATGGTCATTAACGGATTATTATGGGCAGCTGAATTGTATAGTttgccttagttttttttttctttttttaacttccttcttttgGTCATTGACCCTTCGTCCGGTCATTTATTTGTGGGCATCATTCATGAAGTATTTATTTATCCCGTTCTTCGTAATTCGTTCCTTCTTTTTGCCCAATTCCTGCCATTAATGTTAACTGACCGTGATCTTGATATTGCCTATGTTCTTTTCTTCAAAAATACACGAATCATAATCCTAAATGGGCTGTTTAGAATAACTCACACAGATAAATAcacgcgtacacacacaaacaagacaTACACGCACTCCTTACGTTTGCCTTGGTGAGGTTTATTTCCGGTTTGCGATAGTATGGGTACATttcagatttattaaaaaaaatcgtttcaTATATTATGTTGACAAATGCTTACATTCATAGAGGAAGAACAATGCATTAATTTTGGGTTGAactaagtatttaaaaaattttctttaatacttAGGAAGCACTGTTCTTACATATAGGGTACCTTAAAAAATACTATATGTACGAGTTTATAGCGATTTGCATGATAACAATGTCAGATATTCGAAATTAAAATACATTCTTTATAGAAactatttgaattttctttaaataacaaTATCTTCAATTATGAAATATGTACTTTAatcatgaaatattaaaaatatattacgtaGAGTTAAATTTAATGATATATCACTGATGTCGTATTGAATatgtaaaatgacaaaaaagaaatgaatttattatttttgttcttttatatccACCTTTACCACACACTACCTCagtcccttccccccccccttcctcctcttcccgaGCATTCCCGAAAATAAGAGAAGAGATTTGGGACGACGCGAAAGAAACAGAGAAGACCATCATTACTTTTCCATTCCTGTGAAGTCAGGACAAATTGGACATTGTTTGTGATTGCGCCGTTTTTTACCGTCTGTTTTCTTTCGGCATCAGCTGCTaaataacgaaagaaagaaaCGCAAACGCCTttgggaactaaaaaaaaaaaaaaggaaggcgaAAGCGGACGAAGAATTGTGCTTGTTGTCGTAGTTGCTTTGCATTCCATGTAATCTAATAAAACGGAAGCATATGAGAGGAGGGCGTCCAGGAATGGACAGAGGGAGAAAGAATGAGCGAGATGAAGAAATGCGAGAGGGAATAAAAAGAGACGAGGTGAAATCTTCACAAATGCTCAGTAATGAAAAAGGGGCAGGGAAGTgcgagaaataagagagagagagagagagagagagagaggtgtctgtgtgtgtgtgaatatggcGATGGCGGGGGAGAAGAATGGTGGTTCCATAGTTAGAAGAAGCTGGGGGTAATTCTTACTACTTTACAAGTAAAGTAGTAAGTATTCCCTAATGAAGGCAGAAAAATTAAATCTACTTGACAAAAGCTCAATGTGAAATCATAGATAACAAATTGTTAAATGACCACTTCGAGcagttatttaaataatatatatatatatatatatatatatatatatatatatatataattatatatatatatatatatatatacatatatatatatatatatcacatctgtGCTATTCTTCAGGGACTAAAGTGTATAATGCCATAGAAAACCTGAAAAGTAAATGATAAGATTATGACTCTGAACAGAAATATGACAATGACCTGTTCagggaagtgatttttttttttctcctttatgtTCCACCAATAACGAATTATGGGTTTATAGCAGTCATTACGACGAAGGGAAGAGTGAGAcagagaattaattaattaatttaaaaaaaaaaggcagcccGATGGAACTGGTGAAGAGTCGAGGAATGCAACGGAGCGGTCGGGCAGTGGTGGGGCTGGATGTGATCAGCCAGACGCTGCCCAGAGGCTACGGGTCACACAAATACGACCAGCGGTACCAGCAAAACACCCACCAACCCCATCACGCCCTCGTCCAGTCCATACCGCCGCCCTTGCCCCCCAAACCGAGCATCCAGACGCCCACGACCAGCTCCTCGTCGACCAGCCCACACATCCGCTCCCCTTCCGTGCAGCCGCTCTCCGCCGAAGACCTCTGCCGAGAGTCCGTGTGCTCTTGCTGCCCTCCTGACGTGTGCTCGGGCGAGCCGAGCGCCCCTTGCACGACGGTCAACCCTTACCCGCAACATATCTACCCGAAGGTCGTCACCAGAGCTTGGGGCAGGTCGAGCGGCGGGGCAGAGCAGTGCGGGTTATGTAACATTCTGGTGCCCACTTCCTACGACTGCTCGGATCCGTTCTGTGGCACTCGCGGCCGCCCTCCCGtagggggaggtggaggaggagggagtagtgagggaggaggaggaggggggaggaggaggaggaggggggagggggtaggaggaggaggaccatgTTCTTGCATGCAGCAGATGTACAGGAATACCAGTCTAAGTGTCAACCCCACCCAAGTGCCAAAGGCCTCATCAGATTGTTCGGTAAgtgttcactattattattattattattattattattattattattattattagtcagtctaTCATATAATGCCATTATTCTCAATGATATCTTTCCCCTACTGATTTAGTCACTAGATGATTGATTGACGCACAACTTGACATATTTATCTTTTCAGCGTATTAGATTATTTGTATTTAATCACTAATCGCATAAAACCGACTTATGAATATATAACAAGTCCTCAGTTATtcgaaacataaatataataatttaagtcGGTATCTGTTTTTATCCGATCTAATTAACTGTTATAGTTTACTAAGAcatattttctaaattttctttaaattattacctaaattttctttaaattattacAATTGTTCGTGTCCATTTCCCGATTAATTATTGGAATAAACTGTCATTCAGCGTTGCTTATTTGCCAGGAATAATTATTCGcactataaatatgttatatgtgTACAATATATTCATTATACTATCATCCTAATGCAtgcctgcatacatacatacatacatatatagtacatacacaagACAGTTGACTACAGTACAACTAGCGCAATATAGAAATACATGAAtgatgcaagtctctctctctctctctctctctctctctctctctctctctctctctctctccagtaatatTCTACGACTCTGCCACTCCCACTTTTTTCAATCAGTCTAGGTCAGCTCGTCAACTTTAGGGACAAACATTCTGGAAATGGAAGGACCCATCATCTGGAATGCATTAGGTCGTCTCAAAATAGTGCCTTGGATTAAAGTACTGGAAACTCCCAAGAGGataaattttttatctttgaatAATATCTCCAGGGAACAAAAATCGCCTCATTCACGTGAAGTCCTGGACAACGTTGGCACTCACGAAAatacagtttttgttttctttctttttaacggTGTCAAGGCAGCTAAGGATTATCATCCCAATCCCTCGGTCTCCTGCTGTTTCAAGATTTGCTTATTCACATCTCACAGAGAGTACCTTAGGGGCACTACAGAATTTCCCTATAGGCGAGTTTCTATTcaccatgtcttgtgttggaagCAGTTAGGGAAGATAACACCGTAGCAattaaaaagagaaacagtagtCTGGAGCATTATATTTAAATTAGTCGTTTCTGTACAGTACTTGTCTGGAACgagtatttatataatagttCAAATAGGGAGATGCATTATTCACTTCATTAAACGTTCTAGAGAACATTTTCACCTTTGTGAATGATGCAATCAcagaatcaaaattaaaaaagagaaagatcaaaattataatggatatatagtatactgtattTACATGTACATTCACAGCACAAGAGTGGCTCGATTAATCGTCTTACGATTGAATTAAGCCGTAAGAATATGCTTACCTAAAGAAATTTAAGAGAAGAATCAATGAAAGGAATTAACAATAAGAAGAGCGAGATTTGAATTCATCTCATTTAAGTCAAAAGCTTTAACCTCACAGTCGTTGGaaaccttcattttgcaagagGCAGAATTCGAGTAGTTAACGTTTCAATTGCCTACTCcggataatagtttttttttagagCAGTCGAGAATACATCTGATGTGAGCTACAATTTGGTCAGTCCATTTGAATTCTGTCAAAACCCAATGATGGCTACGGAAGACGCCTTCTATCTaatattttaattctttaatCACTTCTAGATAACACTATAAAGCTATTACCTTACGAACGATTCTAATAATGATATCAAAATCACTTAACGCTTTAACAACTATTACGGTCAGTAGATATAGAAAAAAGtagttttgtattaattttcacAAACCATTAGAGATGAgtttattataattgtaacttATTTTGCGAGGTTAGATCCACAATAATAGCTTGgttccgtgaaaaaaaaaacttatagcaAAGAGAAAACGAACAGTTTACCAGAATGGAAGAAGAAGGTGACAGATGTCAAAGTCAGTTCCAGATCGAAAGAAGGTACTGTAATGAGGCAAGTATGCTAAGCTCCTGGAGAGTGGCGTAGGGAGTTTGGTTCCTTTCTCTCCAGCCTTTGACTTACAGCTGAGCTTCTTTAGACATCACAGCTAAGTTGATCGAGTGAGTGTCCAACGGGAATCAAACTCCGGATCAAGCGAGCGCCAGCTCACTTCTCTACCACTGAACGAAGCCAAACCCCTTGAGAGGTGCGTAACGAAATTAAACGTGAGAATGGAGGAAGGCTGCAGGTACATCATAGATAAGAGCGGATGTGGATGATGGACTTGGCgaagaataaaaatcaaagagTACTTTTATAGATGCAGAAATGAGGGAGATAGAAGGAGAAATACTGTGAGAAAAACTAAACCACGTATGTGAATCTCATAGAAAACAGCGAGTGTTGCATATTTAAAGAATGTAAAAGATTATCTTCAGAAAAGGTCACAAAATGAATGGTTAATTTTAGAATAGgcctcagataaaaaaaaaaaaatgacaaaagccATACATGCTGGATGAGGACGCTCCTGTTATAAGACACGAATAGGAATATTAAAAATCTTACTTTTGAAGCTGCTTCATTCAAAacacatttgtttttctttgttagcTGAAAACACTTGGTAAAATACCTTTCACATGGGAAATATTCAGGTAATacgtataaatattctataatgaaAGGCTACAAAGACTCAATAATAAGATTTTTGAAGTTGAATGTCCCATTCGAGAGAAAATTACACGTTTTTGCGACGCGGTAATTGAATATAGGATTAGGAGTTATGAGATATCCTTTATTAAAGAGAGTCAGACGAGAAGGAGAAAAGAGGATAACAAAGGTGAAGAATGATTCATTAAAACTAGAAAAACGAAATAAGACGGGCCAACTGTGAAAGATTAAGAGAACTaggtatgagagagaaagagtaagtgGCTTTACACTCCGACATAGTTGGAACTATTTCGTGAGACGAAATGGCTGCATGATACAAgagaaacaattttaaaaaatcgccgaagtttcttcggcgcattcgagttttctgtacaggtccagtgctgtatgaaattctcagccatggccaatgaaactttcagtcgcGCCCcgcgaaactctcagccacagcttGGTGGTGGCATGTGCTCTTGGTGCCGACagtggtgccagatgcacgatcatgggttaactttaaccttaaataaaatgaaaactactgaggctagagggctgcaatttggtatatttgatgactgggggttggatgatcaacataacaatttgcagccctctagcctcagtagtttttaagatctgagggtggacagaaaaagtgcggacggacagacaagtagccatctcaatagttttctcttccagaaaactaaaaagagcaGGATGTTTACAGACAACCTGTACAAAGGTCTAATTGAAAGTCTACTGATTCCATCTAATTCTAAGTTGATGGCTGATAGTGTGAAAAATCGTACATGGATGAAATCATCTAAATGTGTTTTCACAGATTGTAAAATAAGATAGAATTCCTGAATGAGTAAAGTGATCAAGGATTCTTTGAATAAGAgacaatacaaaaaattataatacacGAGAAGGAAGAGATTACTGTGTTTAATGAACACTGTAAATGGAAGAAACTAAGACATAAGAAAGACTGGCGATAATATAGtcgaaaattaataattaaaattgtgCATAAACCTCACTTGCAGTGTTCTTCCATCCTCCAGTGGCTAACCACCGACTCCTCAGCGAAACCATGAAAAGGTTAGAATATTCTTTATCAGAAGCTTTCTATTTGTAAGAAAAAtcttgtttttattatgaaaaactgtAAATTTTCTAAGGGAATGCTCGTCGAATATTCTCACGCGCTGGATATTATTTACTACTAATATCAAAACTGCAAACAGCTTAAGGAAAAGAGCATAACACTCTCGTATCAATCAATCGTCAATCatctggaattctctctctctctctctctcacacacacacacacaca from Macrobrachium nipponense isolate FS-2020 chromosome 23, ASM1510439v2, whole genome shotgun sequence includes these protein-coding regions:
- the LOC135197147 gene encoding uncharacterized protein LOC135197147, with the protein product MELVKSRGMQRSGRAVVGLDVISQTLPRGYGSHKYDQRYQQNTHQPHHALVQSIPPPLPPKPSIQTPTTSSSSTSPHIRSPSVQPLSAEDLCRESVCSCCPPDVCSGEPSAPCTTVNPYPQHIYPKVVTRAWGRSSGGAEQCGLCNILVPTSYDCSDPFCGTRGRPPVGGGGGGGSSEGGGGGGRRRRRGEGVGGGGPCSCMQQMYRNTSLSVNPTQVPKASSDCSLPRLINVQGNFAANFTAALGRPPDGYHQHTSQSSQDVGPSYGHHQHNRALSNGKTQPSGSPRHAGPQSYQKGPPISRLSRSVEELPKDIKDHIQKCRCSCDHMGYGSIAIRTTTVS